From a single Pempheris klunzingeri isolate RE-2024b chromosome 2, fPemKlu1.hap1, whole genome shotgun sequence genomic region:
- the myorg gene encoding myogenesis-regulating glycosidase, whose product MYQVVPGGAGGTITDVIPKQKHSKDTRPLVGAGVIGLVLVIAAVTAWCYYIASLRKAELLKTQLLDLNKDGYIIRNQGGSIVFRMDFRSGTLDLDSCSKEGELLSCGRTTDRNLNFFIETVRPKDTVQCYRVRWEELVPDIPVEHAMTYKFAHWYGGAVSAIQHWPISISGQQAPKPFVTSDIYSNRNEFGGILESYWLSSNATAIKINNSVPFHLGWNDTEKTMSFQARYNDSPFKPNPGEVPCAELSYRVCVGSDVTSIHKYMVRRYFNKPNKVPAKVMFRHPIWSTWALHKTDIDQEKLLTYAANIHKYKFNCSHLELDDRYTRRYGEFEFDTAKFPNASAMFQKLKSDGFLVSLWIHPFVNYDSENFHTCVERGLFVREPTGRLPALVRWWNGIGGILDFTNPEARDWFSAQLRSLRTRYGVSSFKFDAGETNYLPWKFSTRTPIRDPSFFTRRYTEMAIPYNDRAELRSGYQSQNISCFFRPIDRDSVWGYELGLKSLIPTVLTISILGYQFILPDMIGGNAYLNRTDGNRVLPDRELYIRWLELSAFMPSMQFSIPPWEYDNEVVEIARKYTALHVSIVAPRVLELAGEVLDTGDPIIRPLWWIATGDETAYKIDSQFLIGDDLMVAPVLEPGKQERDIYLPAGHWRSYKGERFDIKEPLHLTDYPVDLDEIAYFVWV is encoded by the exons ATGTACCAAGTCGTACCGGGAGGAGCGGGAGGCACAATTACAGATGTTATCCCcaagcagaaacacagcaaagacaCTCGACCCTTAGTCGGAGCTGGAGTAATCGGCCTGGTGCTGGTGATTGCAGCAGTGACTGCGTGGTGTTATTACATAGCCTCTCTGCGCAAAGCTGAGCTGCTTAAGACTCAGCTGCTGGATCTGAATAAAGATGGCTACATTATCCGCAACCAGGGAGGCTCTATTGTTTTCAGAATGGACTTCAG GTCCGGTACGCTGGATTTGGATTCATGCTCCAAAGAAGGGGAGTTGCTGAGTTGTGGACGCACCACTGACAGAAACCTGAACTTCTTCATTGAGACCGTGCGACCCAAAGACACGGTACAGTGCTACCGTGTGCGCTGGGAGGAACTGGTTCCTGACATTCCTGTTGAGCATGCAATGACATATAAGTTTGCTCACTGGTATGGCGGTGCAGTGTCAGCAATTCAGCACTGGCCTATTTCTATTAGTGGCCAACAAGCTCCCAAACCCTTTGTTACTAGTGATATCTACTCAAACCGCAATGAATTCGGTGGGATTTTGGAGAGTTATTGGCTTTCATCTAACGCCACGGCCATTAAGATAAATAATTCTGTGCCCTTCCACCTGGGCTGGAATGACACAGAGAAGACCATGTCCTTCCAGGCAAGATACAATGACAGCCCCTTCAAGCCAAACCCAGGAGAGGTACCGTGTGCCGAGCTTAGCTACCGAGTGTGCGTGGGCTCGGACGTGACATCCATCCACAAGTACATGGTCCGCAGATACTTCAACAAGCCGAACAAAGTGCCTGCCAAAGTCATGTTTCGCCATCCCATATGGTCGACTTGGGCGCTACACAAGACTGACATTGACCAAGAGAAACTCCTGACCTATGCCGCCAACATCCACAAGTATAAGTTTAATTGTAGCCACCTGGAACTCGATGACCGCTACACCCGCCGCTACGGAGAATTTGAGTTTGACACAGCAAAGTTCCCCAACGCCTCGGCCATGTTCCAAAAGCTAAAATCAGATGGATTTCTGGTGTCACTCTGGATTCACCCTTTTGTTAACTACGACTCGGAAAACTTCCATACTTGTGTAGAGAGGGGGCTGTTTGTCCGGGAGCCCACGGGCCGGCTGCCGGCCTTGGTGCGCTGGTGGAACGGCATTGGCGGCATTTTGGACTTCACCAATCCAGAAGCCCGTGATTGGTTTTCCGCCCAGCTTCGTTCGCTGCGCACCAGGTACGGAGTGTCATCTTTTAAATTTGATGCAGGGGAGACCAACTACTTACCATGGAAATTTAGCACCAGAACCCCCATTCGGGACCCAAGTTTTTTCACGAGACGTTACACAGAAATGGCCATTCCCTACAATGATAGAGCTGAGCTGCGCAGTGGCTACCAGTCCCAGAACATATCCTGCTTCTTCAGACCAATTGACAGAGACTCTGTGTGGGGCTACGAGTTGGGTCTCAAATCTCTTATTCCCACAGTGCTCACCATCAGCATCCTCGGCTATCAGTTCATCTTACCAGACATGATCGGAGGGAATGCCTATCTGAACCGCACAGATGGAAATCGTGTATTACCCGATCGAGAACTCTATATCCGCTGGCTGGAGCTGTCAGCCTTCATGCCCTCCATGCAGTTTTCTATTCCACCGTGGGAATACGACAACGAGGTGGTTGAAATTGCTCGGAAATACACAGCCCTCCATGTGAGCATTGTGGCGCCACGGGTCCTGGAGCTGGCTGGCGAGGTGCTGGACACCGGGGACCCAATCATACGGCCCCTGTGGTGGATTGCCACAGGTGACGAGACAGCCTATAAAATCGACTCCCAGTTTCTGATTGGGGATGACCTCATGGTAGCCCCAGTATTAGAGCCTGGAAAGCAAGAGCGCGACATCTACCTCCCTGCTGGCCATTGGAGAAGCTACAAGGGGGAGAGATTTGATATCAAGGAGCCGCTGCACCTCACAGACTATCCTGTAGATCTGGATGAAATTGCCTACTTTGTTTGGGTGTAG